The following are encoded together in the Adhaeribacter arboris genome:
- a CDS encoding FecR family protein → MNWNEPEKLEKLLQKYLAGKATPEEEAIIADWYEKINLAQPSHLISTKETEQVKFRNWLALHAKIQQVNYRSVKKDTKPNNFKLSRKATVWVGVGLVVFLIFGLKEYSKKFPGSFSGPEIAYLKQENKTVAPLRVSLSDGTLIWLEPGARLQYPKKFTDSIRKIMLNGKAFLDVARDPQHPFRVLGDAIEVEVLGTSFEVDFNAPKQVTDVLVRTGKVAVTPTVHSLPAFLRFLEPEQESLYLRPNESSRFNATTNTLVKRKIQPNYWAHQVTAAKLVFKETPLTEVIQQLEDQYKVSIRLEKAQLNKCTLTAYFQDQSLEVKLEMICKSIGANYKSADDKFIIFGEGCAE, encoded by the coding sequence ATGAATTGGAATGAACCAGAGAAGCTGGAAAAGCTTTTGCAAAAATACTTAGCTGGTAAAGCTACCCCGGAAGAAGAAGCCATTATTGCAGATTGGTACGAAAAAATAAATTTAGCGCAACCTTCTCATCTGATTAGTACAAAGGAGACAGAACAGGTAAAATTCCGCAACTGGTTAGCCTTACATGCAAAGATTCAGCAAGTAAATTACCGGTCCGTAAAGAAGGATACGAAACCAAATAATTTTAAGCTGAGCCGAAAAGCAACGGTTTGGGTAGGAGTGGGATTGGTAGTTTTTTTGATTTTTGGACTAAAAGAATATTCGAAAAAGTTTCCGGGAAGTTTCTCCGGACCGGAAATAGCTTACTTGAAACAGGAAAATAAAACAGTAGCCCCGTTACGGGTTTCTTTAAGCGACGGCACCTTAATTTGGTTAGAACCGGGAGCTAGGCTTCAATATCCTAAAAAGTTTACTGACTCAATTAGGAAAATTATGTTAAATGGGAAAGCATTTTTGGACGTAGCCCGCGACCCACAGCATCCCTTCCGGGTGCTGGGCGATGCCATTGAAGTAGAAGTGTTAGGAACCAGTTTTGAAGTTGATTTTAATGCTCCTAAGCAAGTGACGGATGTTTTGGTGCGTACCGGAAAAGTAGCCGTAACACCAACCGTACATAGCCTGCCCGCTTTTCTCCGGTTTTTAGAGCCGGAACAAGAAAGCCTTTATTTACGACCTAACGAAAGTTCCCGGTTTAATGCCACAACTAATACTTTAGTCAAAAGAAAGATTCAACCCAACTACTGGGCGCATCAAGTAACCGCAGCCAAATTAGTATTTAAAGAAACTCCTTTAACAGAAGTTATCCAACAGTTAGAAGACCAATATAAAGTTTCTATCCGGTTAGAGAAGGCGCAGTTAAATAAATGTACCCTTACCGCTTACTTTCAGGACCAATCCCTGGAAGTAAAACTCGAAATGATTTGTAAATCCATTGGTGCTAACTACAAATCCGCTGACGATAAATTTATAATTTTTGGAGAAGGGTGCGCAGAATAA
- a CDS encoding RNA polymerase sigma-70 factor has protein sequence MSQSSLTDEELLSGLGQDSAQSFKQIYDLYWSKLYLVAYRKTGQKEVAEELVQEIFLNLWLKRKLIVIKSSLDAYLLTAVKYSVINYYQAQLVRNKYKAAAEHARAAANFTEEQVLTEELNSTFKQALEALSNKTRQIFEKSRFQNLSNKEIAYELQLTDKAVEFHITKSLKHLKVFLKDFVIPFFLICFSSH, from the coding sequence TTGAGCCAGAGCAGTTTAACGGATGAAGAACTTTTAAGTGGCTTGGGCCAGGATTCTGCCCAATCTTTTAAGCAGATTTATGATTTGTATTGGAGCAAATTATACCTGGTAGCCTATCGCAAAACCGGTCAGAAAGAAGTTGCGGAAGAATTGGTACAAGAAATATTTCTAAACCTTTGGCTCAAACGTAAATTAATCGTTATTAAAAGTAGTTTAGATGCTTACTTGCTTACGGCCGTTAAATACTCTGTTATTAATTATTACCAAGCCCAATTAGTCCGTAATAAATACAAAGCCGCTGCGGAACATGCGCGGGCTGCGGCCAACTTTACCGAAGAACAAGTTTTAACCGAAGAATTAAATTCTACTTTTAAACAAGCGCTGGAGGCTTTATCTAATAAAACCAGGCAAATTTTTGAAAAAAGCAGATTCCAGAATTTATCGAATAAAGAAATAGCTTATGAGCTTCAGTTAACCGATAAAGCGGTGGAGTTTCATATTACCAAATCGCTGAAACATCTGAAAGTCTTTTTAAAAGATTTTGTTATTCCCTTTTTCCTAATCTGCTTTTCATCTCACTAG
- a CDS encoding PQQ-dependent sugar dehydrogenase, with protein MSRKTRRPQTYIGLLLFSGVIAFQGCVSGKNKENQPVRTNQQTSANNPVFPANHSGNTGASASKNPYSTDEHDIIHGKQLFQSNCTACHNFEQKGIGPNLAGVTTRDTPEWLTKFVRNAPEVIKSGDAKAIKLYEEYKQMMPPFTAFTPGEVQSILAYLHAQQPASAIDENTAKLGPPLSDPIPTKIPKSELLLSLESITTAPATAEKIPLARINTMVVLPGKKNRVFIQDLRGILYEMEGKNLRQYLDMSKERPAFISTPGLATGLGSYAFHPEFYKNGFFYTTHTEKANTAPADFAYADSIKVALQWVLTEWKLPDPHASVFSGKGRELLRVNMVNQIHGVQEITFNPFAKPSSPDYGLLYIGVGDGGAAEQKYSFLCNSNKTVWSTVLRIDPRGNNSKNGHYGIPAINPFAQDKDPETLGEIFATGFRNPNRIYWAPDGKMLISDIGLTNIEELNIGKAGANYGWPAREGTFLLNYQGKMDKVYALPADDAQYNYTYPVVQFDHDEGNAFSAGFVYNGSIPLLKNKYIFGDIVSGRVFFVENNQLKLGQQAPIQEFTLQMDGTTSTFQTITGNKKTDLRFGMGLQNELYLYTKTDGKIYRVNNCLPNKKI; from the coding sequence TTGTCCAGAAAAACACGGCGGCCCCAAACTTATATTGGTTTACTGCTTTTTAGTGGAGTTATTGCTTTTCAAGGGTGCGTAAGCGGAAAAAATAAGGAAAATCAACCAGTCCGTACGAACCAACAAACCAGCGCCAATAACCCGGTTTTCCCGGCAAACCACTCCGGAAATACCGGAGCTAGTGCCTCTAAAAATCCCTATTCCACCGACGAACATGATATCATACACGGCAAGCAGCTTTTTCAATCGAACTGTACGGCCTGCCATAACTTTGAGCAGAAAGGCATTGGGCCTAATTTAGCCGGGGTAACTACCCGCGATACGCCCGAATGGCTGACCAAATTTGTCCGTAATGCCCCGGAGGTAATTAAGTCCGGCGATGCCAAGGCGATTAAGCTTTATGAAGAATACAAGCAAATGATGCCGCCCTTTACCGCTTTTACTCCGGGGGAGGTGCAATCCATTCTGGCTTATTTACATGCGCAGCAACCTGCCTCGGCCATAGACGAAAACACCGCTAAACTAGGACCTCCCCTATCCGACCCTATTCCTACCAAAATTCCAAAATCGGAACTGCTTCTTAGCCTGGAATCAATTACTACCGCCCCGGCTACCGCCGAAAAAATACCCTTGGCCCGCATTAATACCATGGTGGTTTTACCGGGTAAAAAGAACCGGGTTTTTATTCAGGATTTACGCGGAATACTCTACGAAATGGAAGGTAAAAACCTGCGGCAATACCTGGATATGAGTAAGGAACGGCCGGCTTTTATTTCAACTCCCGGTTTAGCCACCGGTCTTGGCAGCTACGCTTTTCACCCGGAATTTTATAAAAACGGTTTTTTTTATACCACCCACACCGAAAAGGCGAACACCGCGCCCGCCGATTTTGCTTACGCCGATTCCATTAAAGTTGCTTTGCAATGGGTGCTTACCGAATGGAAATTGCCTGATCCCCATGCCTCGGTTTTTTCCGGAAAAGGCCGGGAATTATTGCGGGTAAACATGGTGAACCAAATTCACGGGGTGCAAGAGATTACTTTTAATCCATTCGCCAAACCAAGTTCCCCGGATTACGGCTTATTATATATTGGTGTAGGTGATGGCGGGGCGGCGGAGCAGAAGTATTCTTTTTTATGTAATTCGAATAAAACGGTTTGGAGTACTGTTCTCCGGATTGATCCCCGGGGCAACAACAGTAAAAACGGACATTACGGCATTCCGGCTATTAACCCATTTGCCCAGGATAAGGACCCCGAAACATTAGGTGAAATTTTTGCCACCGGTTTTCGCAACCCTAACCGGATTTACTGGGCGCCGGATGGTAAAATGCTGATTTCGGATATTGGCTTAACCAACATTGAAGAATTAAACATTGGCAAAGCCGGCGCTAATTACGGTTGGCCCGCCCGCGAGGGCACTTTCTTACTCAATTATCAGGGTAAAATGGACAAAGTTTATGCTTTACCCGCCGACGATGCCCAGTATAATTATACCTACCCGGTAGTTCAGTTTGACCACGACGAAGGCAATGCTTTTTCGGCTGGCTTTGTGTACAATGGTTCTATTCCTTTACTCAAAAACAAATACATTTTTGGTGATATCGTGAGTGGCCGCGTGTTTTTCGTAGAGAACAATCAGTTAAAATTAGGACAACAAGCTCCTATCCAGGAGTTCACGCTGCAAATGGATGGTACTACTTCTACTTTCCAAACCATTACCGGCAATAAAAAAACCGATTTGCGATTTGGTATGGGACTTCAGAACGAATTGTATCTCTATACCAAAACCGATGGTAAGATTTACCGGGTAAATAACTGCTTGCCGAACAAAAAAATTTAA
- a CDS encoding glycoside hydrolase family 88 protein, with protein MIQTKKELQAADLQPLLQKFWELSGEKIKSIAQNYDTRQGSPVFTVKGQYTTRGWTEWTQGFQFGSAILQFDATGEQNFLEFGRNKTVEVMAPHVSHMGVHDHGFNNVSTYGNLLRLMQEGKTAFNQWEKNFYELALKISGAVQASRWTTTKSGGFIHSFNGPHSLFVDTIRSCRALMVSHRLGHVLQGENDVKINLLERALLHCQATAQFSVYYGEGRDSYDIWGRTAHESIFNTKDGNYRAPNSQQGYTGFSTWTRGLAWAMCGFAEELEFIQTIADEELARFGGRKEIEAFMLKAGQATCDFYIEHTPMDGIPYWDTGAPNLPKLGNYLNRAADPFNNQEPVDASAAAIGAQGLLRLGRFLQEKGETENGNKYWQTGLTVIQTLLQEPYLSTNPNHQGILLHSVYHWPNGWDYVPEGSSIPLGESSMWGDYHIREVALYLQKVINNEPYYTFYNGVK; from the coding sequence ATGATTCAAACCAAAAAAGAATTACAAGCAGCTGATCTGCAACCTTTATTGCAAAAATTCTGGGAGCTTTCCGGAGAAAAGATCAAAAGCATTGCGCAAAATTACGATACCCGCCAAGGTTCGCCGGTTTTTACGGTAAAAGGCCAGTACACTACCCGCGGCTGGACGGAATGGACCCAGGGATTTCAATTCGGCTCGGCCATTCTGCAGTTTGATGCTACCGGTGAACAGAATTTTTTAGAATTTGGCCGAAACAAAACGGTTGAAGTAATGGCGCCGCACGTGAGCCATATGGGCGTGCACGACCATGGATTTAACAACGTAAGCACCTACGGCAATTTGCTGCGGTTAATGCAGGAAGGTAAAACGGCGTTTAACCAATGGGAAAAGAATTTCTATGAACTAGCCCTCAAAATTTCCGGGGCGGTACAAGCCAGTCGCTGGACTACTACTAAATCCGGAGGCTTTATTCATTCCTTTAACGGTCCGCATTCTTTATTTGTCGATACTATTCGTTCCTGCCGGGCTTTAATGGTCAGTCACCGGTTAGGGCATGTGCTGCAAGGCGAGAACGATGTAAAAATAAATTTACTCGAACGCGCTTTGTTGCACTGTCAGGCTACGGCGCAGTTTTCTGTTTATTACGGTGAAGGCCGCGACTCGTATGATATTTGGGGCCGAACAGCGCACGAGAGTATTTTTAATACCAAAGATGGCAATTACCGGGCGCCCAATTCGCAGCAGGGTTACACCGGTTTTAGTACCTGGACCCGCGGTTTAGCCTGGGCGATGTGCGGTTTTGCCGAAGAATTGGAATTTATACAAACAATAGCGGACGAAGAATTAGCCCGATTTGGTGGCCGAAAAGAAATAGAAGCTTTTATGCTGAAAGCGGGCCAAGCTACCTGCGATTTTTATATTGAACATACTCCAATGGACGGCATTCCTTACTGGGATACCGGCGCGCCTAACTTACCTAAATTAGGCAACTACCTCAACCGTGCGGCCGATCCTTTTAATAACCAGGAACCTGTTGATGCTTCGGCGGCGGCCATTGGGGCGCAAGGATTATTACGCCTGGGGAGATTTTTACAAGAAAAAGGCGAAACAGAAAACGGAAATAAATACTGGCAAACCGGTTTAACGGTAATTCAAACTTTATTGCAGGAACCTTATCTCAGCACTAATCCCAACCACCAGGGGATTTTATTACACTCGGTTTACCATTGGCCCAACGGCTGGGATTACGTTCCCGAAGGCAGCTCTATTCCTCTGGGTGAATCCAGTATGTGGGGCGATTATCATATCCGGGAAGTAGCGCTTTATTTGCAAAAAGTTATTAACAACGAGCCTTATTACACCTTTTATAACGGCGTAAAATAA
- a CDS encoding sugar phosphate isomerase/epimerase family protein produces the protein MAKDLTDFSRLCVHTITTKPWPIEKAAQEFSAADIGGITVWRDALTGRNIRQTGNMLRDLNLEVVSLCRGGFFPALSANARQAAIADNLKAIDEAEALGAPMVVLVCGSAPGQSLVESRKQIQDGMAACLSHAASAGVKLTIEPLHPMYAGDRSAVNTLAQANDMAEAINSPHVGIAVDVYHLWWDPDLENQIKRCGKNGNLSAFHLCDWKTPTLDMLNDRGLMGEGCINLKQIRGWVEETGFSGFNEVEIFSNIYWQQDQHQFLKKIKEAYLKNS, from the coding sequence ATGGCAAAAGATTTAACTGATTTTAGCCGCTTGTGCGTGCATACCATTACTACTAAGCCGTGGCCCATCGAGAAAGCGGCCCAGGAATTTTCGGCAGCGGATATAGGTGGCATTACGGTGTGGCGCGATGCTTTAACGGGTAGAAATATCAGGCAAACCGGCAACATGCTCCGCGACTTAAACCTGGAAGTGGTGTCGTTGTGCCGGGGTGGCTTTTTCCCGGCTCTTTCTGCTAACGCCCGCCAAGCCGCCATTGCAGATAATTTAAAAGCCATCGACGAAGCCGAAGCTTTAGGCGCCCCCATGGTAGTATTGGTATGCGGCTCGGCTCCCGGTCAATCATTAGTTGAATCCCGGAAACAAATTCAGGACGGAATGGCGGCTTGTTTATCCCATGCGGCCTCGGCCGGAGTAAAATTAACCATCGAACCGCTTCATCCCATGTACGCCGGCGACCGCTCGGCGGTAAATACCTTAGCTCAAGCCAACGACATGGCCGAAGCAATAAACTCTCCGCATGTTGGTATAGCCGTGGATGTGTATCATTTGTGGTGGGACCCAGATTTGGAAAACCAGATTAAACGCTGCGGTAAAAACGGTAACTTATCGGCTTTTCATCTCTGCGACTGGAAAACACCAACTTTGGATATGCTAAACGACCGGGGTTTAATGGGCGAAGGCTGTATTAACCTCAAGCAAATTCGCGGCTGGGTAGAAGAAACGGGTTTTAGCGGTTTTAACGAAGTCGAAATTTTCTCGAACATTTACTGGCAGCAAGACCAGCACCAGTTTTTAAAAAAGATAAAAGAAGCTTACCTGAAGAATTCGTGA
- a CDS encoding IS1 family transposase yields the protein MFEVQIKINCPHCQSSKVVKNGKKKNGSQNLLCRNCQKQFQPIYRYRGADPTTKRLIRRLLERNNGVRDIEKLLEVSRKCVLSNLCRQGNALKIQPTQKHYRSVQIDEVWSFVGKRKKGKYWLLYAYCPQTDEVLAYSCGGRSAKTVRQLLKKLKGVEIEQYCTDHWKAFAQVIPPTKHTIGKAYTKNIEGVNTCIRARNRRFVRKTTCFSKKKENHLASLNLMFDYRNRHKAKHHTL from the coding sequence ATGTTCGAAGTTCAGATCAAAATAAACTGTCCCCACTGCCAGAGCAGCAAGGTAGTAAAAAATGGCAAGAAAAAGAATGGTTCTCAGAACCTTCTATGTCGTAATTGCCAGAAGCAATTTCAGCCAATATATCGCTATAGAGGAGCGGATCCGACTACCAAGCGGTTGATACGGCGTCTTCTGGAAAGAAATAATGGTGTTCGTGACATTGAAAAGTTGCTGGAAGTGAGTAGAAAGTGTGTGCTAAGCAACTTGTGCCGACAGGGGAATGCCCTTAAGATTCAACCAACCCAAAAGCATTATAGATCCGTACAGATCGATGAAGTCTGGAGCTTTGTCGGAAAGCGCAAGAAAGGAAAATACTGGTTGTTGTATGCTTACTGTCCCCAAACAGATGAAGTACTGGCTTATAGTTGTGGCGGCCGAAGCGCTAAAACAGTACGCCAGCTACTCAAAAAGCTAAAAGGAGTGGAAATAGAACAATATTGTACTGATCATTGGAAAGCGTTTGCTCAGGTAATCCCCCCGACAAAGCACACGATAGGAAAAGCTTACACTAAAAACATAGAAGGCGTGAATACTTGCATCAGAGCCAGAAACAGACGGTTCGTCAGAAAAACAACCTGCTTCTCCAAAAAGAAGGAAAACCATTTAGCAAGTCTAAACCTGATGTTTGACTATCGCAATAGACATAAAGCCAAACATCATACTTTGTAG
- a CDS encoding Gfo/Idh/MocA family protein, translating into MSPTIHKVGIIMNGVTGRMGTNQHLMRSIVEIIKQGGVKVSPSEFIMPDPVLVGRDAVKLQKLAELSGVPTFTTDLESVMNNPHYQIYFDAQTTGRRADGVRQAVKAGKHVYCEKPTAASTEVALELYELCKKNNIKNGVVQDKLWLPGLLKLKRLIQNDFFGEILSVRGEFGYWVFEGHTIAAQRPSWNYRKEDDGGIIVDMLCHWRYVLDNIFGKVKAVSCLGATHIKERIDENGQPYKCTADDAAYATFELENNIIAHFNSSWTVRVRRDDLLTLQVDGTKGSAVAGLRECYTQHYGNTPKPVWNPDIPQPINFLEGWSKVPEQEVFENAFKVQWELFLKHVVKDTPFPWDLREGAKGVQLAEKGLESWAKRGWVDVPEL; encoded by the coding sequence ATGTCTCCCACTATTCATAAAGTAGGTATTATCATGAATGGCGTTACGGGCCGGATGGGCACGAACCAGCACTTAATGCGTTCGATTGTCGAGATTATCAAACAAGGCGGAGTAAAAGTCAGTCCTTCGGAATTTATTATGCCGGACCCGGTCCTGGTAGGACGCGATGCCGTTAAGCTGCAAAAGTTAGCGGAACTTTCGGGGGTACCTACCTTTACTACCGACCTGGAAAGTGTAATGAACAACCCGCATTACCAGATATACTTTGATGCCCAGACCACCGGCCGAAGAGCAGACGGGGTGCGACAAGCGGTAAAGGCCGGTAAACACGTATACTGTGAAAAACCCACCGCCGCCAGCACCGAAGTAGCTTTAGAACTATATGAGTTGTGTAAAAAAAACAACATTAAAAACGGCGTGGTACAAGACAAATTATGGTTACCGGGTTTGCTGAAGTTGAAGCGTTTAATTCAAAACGATTTCTTCGGTGAAATTTTATCGGTGCGGGGGGAATTTGGTTATTGGGTTTTCGAAGGCCATACCATTGCGGCCCAACGTCCTTCCTGGAACTACCGCAAAGAAGACGATGGCGGAATTATCGTGGATATGCTTTGCCACTGGCGCTACGTACTCGATAATATTTTCGGAAAAGTAAAAGCGGTTTCCTGTTTAGGCGCCACGCACATTAAAGAACGAATTGATGAAAACGGCCAACCTTACAAATGCACCGCCGACGATGCCGCTTATGCTACCTTTGAACTAGAAAACAACATTATTGCGCATTTCAACTCTTCGTGGACGGTACGCGTGCGCCGCGACGATTTATTAACCTTGCAGGTGGATGGTACCAAAGGTTCCGCCGTAGCCGGCTTGCGGGAATGTTACACCCAGCATTACGGCAATACCCCTAAACCCGTCTGGAACCCGGATATTCCGCAACCCATTAACTTTCTGGAAGGTTGGTCGAAAGTACCCGAGCAGGAAGTATTTGAAAACGCTTTTAAAGTACAGTGGGAATTATTTTTAAAGCACGTAGTAAAAGATACGCCCTTCCCCTGGGATTTACGCGAAGGAGCCAAAGGCGTGCAGCTCGCCGAAAAAGGCCTGGAAAGCTGGGCCAAACGCGGCTGGGTAGACGTTCCGGAATTGTAG
- a CDS encoding 3-ketoacyl-ACP reductase, which produces MRRVAFITGGSRGIGLGIASQLAQAGFDIAINGVRPVEAVTDVITDLQQHGGKVIYCQGDVASATDRSRMVQEIKSYFGALHVLVNNAGIAPKERKDILEATEASFTHVLTTNLQGPYFLTQAIANWMIEQSNETPDFSGCIVNVSSVSATVASVNRGEYCIAKAGVSMATQLFAARLGEYNIPVYEVRPGIIKTDMTAGVTEKYDKLIADGLTVQKRWGEALDVGKAVAALALGYFPYSTGQVLMVDGGMTLPRL; this is translated from the coding sequence ATGAGACGTGTAGCATTTATAACGGGTGGCAGCCGGGGAATTGGATTGGGTATTGCTAGCCAATTGGCTCAAGCCGGATTTGATATTGCCATTAATGGAGTTCGCCCAGTTGAAGCGGTAACCGACGTTATTACGGACTTACAGCAACACGGCGGAAAAGTAATTTACTGCCAGGGCGATGTAGCCTCGGCCACCGACCGAAGCCGGATGGTACAGGAAATAAAATCTTACTTCGGGGCTTTACACGTGCTGGTAAATAATGCCGGCATAGCGCCCAAAGAAAGGAAAGATATTCTGGAAGCCACCGAAGCAAGCTTTACTCACGTGCTTACTACTAATTTGCAAGGGCCTTATTTCCTGACTCAAGCAATAGCCAACTGGATGATAGAACAATCAAACGAAACTCCGGATTTTTCCGGCTGTATCGTAAATGTATCTTCGGTTTCCGCCACGGTTGCTTCGGTAAATCGCGGCGAATATTGCATTGCTAAAGCGGGCGTAAGCATGGCTACGCAGTTGTTTGCTGCCCGGCTCGGCGAATATAATATTCCGGTTTACGAAGTGCGGCCCGGCATTATTAAAACCGACATGACGGCCGGAGTTACCGAAAAATACGATAAATTGATTGCGGACGGCTTAACCGTACAAAAACGCTGGGGCGAAGCCTTGGATGTAGGAAAAGCCGTGGCCGCTTTGGCTTTAGGTTATTTTCCTTATTCTACCGGTCAGGTACTTATGGTAGATGGCGGCATGACTTTACCTCGCTTGTAA
- a CDS encoding MFS transporter, whose protein sequence is MTSSSTFRQLLKIPVLVAALGYLVDMYDLFLFNIVRVPSLKDLGLAEEDLFHKGLLILDVQMAGMLIGGILWGILGDKKGRLSVLFGSILLYSLANIANGFVTSYEQYLPLRFIAGVGLAGELGAGITLVAEILPKEIRGWGTTLVATVGVFGAILAYFVASTFDWRVSYFVGGGLGLLLLLMRVRVFESGVFLHLKNKHVKRGNFIMLFSSGTRFTKYLYSILIGTPIWFVSGVLIFFSPEFGAALGVTEPIVAGKAVMLAFAGQVAGDMVSGYLSQRFKSRKKGMLIFLLGSYSFMLVYLLAKTQSLTTFYIFCAALGFFNGYWTLFITIAAELFGTNLRATVATTVPNFVRASVIPISALFVFAKGHFGLTIGAALVGALIVGIALLALSRLEETFPKDLDYEEWEGKEPSVTSSSDLLQPSKVRGRS, encoded by the coding sequence ATGACTTCTTCCTCCACGTTTCGGCAACTTTTAAAAATACCCGTACTGGTAGCCGCCTTAGGCTACCTGGTAGATATGTACGATTTGTTTTTGTTTAACATTGTGCGGGTACCCAGTTTAAAAGATTTAGGTTTAGCCGAGGAAGATTTGTTTCATAAAGGTTTACTTATCCTGGATGTGCAAATGGCCGGCATGCTGATTGGTGGTATTTTGTGGGGTATTTTGGGCGATAAAAAAGGACGTCTCTCGGTACTATTTGGTTCTATTTTATTGTATTCTCTGGCCAATATTGCCAATGGGTTCGTAACCTCTTACGAACAATATCTGCCTTTACGCTTTATTGCCGGCGTTGGCTTAGCCGGAGAGTTAGGAGCTGGTATTACTCTTGTTGCTGAAATTTTGCCTAAAGAAATCCGGGGTTGGGGTACTACCTTAGTGGCTACCGTTGGGGTATTTGGAGCAATACTCGCCTACTTTGTGGCGTCTACTTTCGACTGGCGGGTTTCTTACTTTGTGGGGGGTGGTTTGGGTTTATTATTACTATTGATGCGGGTACGCGTTTTTGAATCGGGCGTTTTTTTGCACCTGAAAAATAAACACGTAAAGCGCGGCAATTTTATAATGCTATTCTCCAGCGGTACCCGCTTCACCAAGTATTTGTACTCCATTTTAATAGGCACTCCCATCTGGTTTGTTTCGGGGGTTTTAATATTTTTCTCGCCGGAATTTGGGGCGGCTTTGGGAGTAACCGAACCTATAGTAGCGGGTAAAGCGGTTATGCTGGCCTTTGCCGGCCAGGTAGCCGGCGATATGGTTTCTGGATACCTGAGCCAGCGTTTTAAAAGCCGCAAAAAAGGAATGCTTATTTTTCTGCTGGGTTCTTATTCTTTCATGTTGGTGTACTTACTGGCTAAAACGCAAAGCTTAACCACCTTTTACATTTTTTGCGCCGCTCTGGGCTTTTTTAACGGGTACTGGACCTTGTTTATCACGATTGCCGCCGAGTTATTCGGTACTAATCTCCGGGCTACGGTAGCTACTACGGTTCCAAATTTTGTGAGAGCATCGGTTATTCCCATTTCGGCTTTGTTTGTATTTGCCAAAGGCCATTTCGGGCTTACTATTGGAGCTGCTTTGGTAGGAGCTTTAATTGTGGGCATTGCCCTTTTGGCTTTATCCCGCTTAGAAGAAACCTTTCCCAAAGATTTGGATTACGAAGAATGGGAAGGAAAAGAGCCAAGCGTCACCTCTTCTTCGGATTTGTTGCAGCCATCCAAAGTACGTGGAAGAAGTTAA